A stretch of the Eretmochelys imbricata isolate rEreImb1 chromosome 15, rEreImb1.hap1, whole genome shotgun sequence genome encodes the following:
- the PATZ1 gene encoding POZ-, AT hook-, and zinc finger-containing protein 1 isoform X3, with the protein MERVSEAAACGPSSGCYTYQVSRHSADMLHSLNQQRKNGGRFCDVLLRVGDESFPAHRAVLAACSEYFESVFSAQLGEGAGGGGAEGGAAEAGAGGGGGPAAGGRELEMHTISSKVFGDILDFAYTSRIVVRLESFPELMTAAKFLLMRSVIDICQEVIKQSNVQILVPPARPDIMLFRPSAADLGFPLDMTNGAGLAPNGNGIAGMPEDEATRAALTAAQSSLPVLQGVDRLPMVAGPLSPPLLASPFQNVGTSAPTLGTKRGRGRPRKANLLDSMMFGTPGGLREAGILPCGLCGKVFTDANRLRQHEAQHGVTSLQLGYIDIPPPRLGENGVPGQDDPDAPRKRSRTRKQVACEICGKIFRDVYHLNRHKLSHSGEKPYSCPVCGLRFKRKDRMSYHVRSHDGSVGKPYICQSCGKGFSRPDHLNGHIKQVHTSERPHKCQTCNASFATRDRLRSHLACHEDKVPCQVCGKYLRAAYMADHLKKHSEGPSNFCTICNRGLQAPGAHPEWGSSVPLRQDLWHQRRPEMLTFGPD; encoded by the exons ATGGAGCGGGTGAGCGAGGCCGCCGCCTGCGGCCCGTCGTCGGGCTGCTACACCTACCAGGTGAGCCGGCACAGCGCCGACATGCTGCACAGCCTCAACCAGCAGCGCAAGAACGGCGGCCGCTTCTGCGACGTGCTGCTGCGGGTGGGCGACGAGAGCTTCCCGGCGCACCGGGCCGTGCTGGCCGCCTGCAGCGAGTACTTCGAGTCGGTCTTCAGCGCGCAGCTGGGCGAGGGGGCCGGCGGGGGCGGCGCGGAAGGGGGCGCCGCGGAGGCCGGGGCCGGCGGGGGCGGCGGGCCGGCCGCGGGCGGGCGGGAGCTGGAGATGCACACCATCAGCTCCAAGGTCTTCGGGGACATCCTGGACTTCGCCTACACCTCGCGCATCGTGGTGCGGCTGGAGAGCTTCCCCGAGCTCATGACGGCCGCCAAGTTCCTCCTCATGCGCTCCGTCATCGACATCTGCCAGGAGGTCATCAAGCAGTCCAACGTGCAGATCCTGGTGCCCCCCGCCCGCCCGGACATCATGCTCTTCCGCCCCAGCGCCGCCGACCTGGGCTTCCCCCTCGACATGACCAACGGGGCCGGCCTGGCGCCCAATGGCAACGGCATCGCCGGCATGCCCGAAGACGAGGCCACGCGGGCCGCCCTCACCGCCGCCCAGTCCTCCTTGCCCGTCCTGCAAGGCGTCGACCGCTTGCCCATGGTGGCGGGACCCTTGTCGCCACCCCTGCTGGCCTCGCCCTTCCAGAACGTGGGCACCAGTGCCCCCACTTTGGGCACCAAGAGGGGCAGGGGGCGTCCCCGCAAAGCAAACCTCTTGGACTCTATGATGTTTGGTACCCCAGGGGGCCTGCGAGAGGCTGGCATCCTTCCTTGTGGCCTCTGTGGGAAAGTGTTTACCGACGCCAATCGTCTGCGGCAGCATGAGGCTCAGCATGGGGTGACCAGCTTACAGTTGGGTTACATAGACATCCCACCGCCAAGGCTTGGTGAAAACGGGGTGCCTGGTCAGGATGATCCTGACGCCCCCCGAAAGAGGAGCAGGACAAGGAAGCAGGTGGCCTGTGAGATCTGTGGCAAGATTTTTCGGGACGTGTACCACCTGAATCGGCACAAGCTGTCGCACTCCGGCGAGAAGCCATATTCTTGTCCAGTGTGTGGGCTACGGTTCAAGCGGAAAGACAGGATGTCCTATCATGTTCGGTCTCACGATGGCTCTGTGGGAAAGCCCTACATCTGCCAGAGTTGTGGAAAAGGCTTCTCCAG gcCAGACCACTTGAATGGGCACATCAAACAGGTGCACACGTCGGAGAGACCTCATAAGTGTCAG ACCTGTAATGCTTCCTTTGCCACTCGTGACCGACTGCGCTCACACCTAGCATGCCATGAAGACAAAGTTCCATGCCAGGTGTGTGGAAAGTACTTGCGGGCAGCATACATGGCAGATCATTTGAAGAAACACAGTGAAGGACCAAGCAACTTCTGCACTATCTGTAACCGAG